Part of the Dysgonomonadaceae bacterium PH5-43 genome is shown below.
CCTATAACCACTAATTTATCTTCTATAAACTTTACTTTAATAGGCGGTTTTAAGGAACTGAAATTTTCTCTTGCAATATTAAAAGCGGCGTGAGAGTCGTCGATGGCAGTTGCTAACTTATAGCAAGCATCTTTATACAAAGTCTGGTTGTTCGCAAGTATGAATTCGGGTAGTATTTCTTCAAGGGTTTTGTTCCAGTCATTGTCGCACATATCTCTGTAAGGGAAGAAGTAATTAACAATATTCCAATATCTAAATAACGACAATAAGCGATAGGGTAAATCTGGAGAAAGCATATCTTCGTATGTGTTCTCATTCGTGATATTTAAGTTAGCATTGTTGCGGTTAATACTAACATAATGATTGCTATCTATAATGCTATTGTCAAGAATGTATTGTAGCTTAGATATTGTTTCTGGCAGTAAGTAATCAGGGTTGAATAGTATTCCGTAGTTAGGTTTAACCTTTATTCTTTCCTCATTAATAATGTTTTCGAGAGGTTGTTTATCTGTATTTTGCGGAATATCAGGGAGACTAAACACCCAATTGTTTAGTATGGTTTTCCATTGCAATTCATCATTTATGCTATCAATTTGGTTTATTATATTAATAAATTCAGCATCCCAATCGTACTCTCCAGCCGCAACAGAAGGGTGATGATATTTGAGGAATCCCCAAAGTTGACCTGTCGCAATTAGTTTCTTTATAGGTATCTTTTCTTCTTTATGATTACAAGCGGTAATGCTGCATAAAATTATGCAGATTAGGAGTTTTGAGGTTTGTTTTATAAAGTTATTCATCTTTGTGACCCCAACAGGACTCAAACCTGTGACCTGCAGAACCGGAATCTGCCGTTCTATTCAACTAAACTATGGGGCCTTTAACGTCTGCAAAGGTAAACTAAAAACAAGAAATCGACAAATAATATCAATAAGGAAAAAGACAATTAAATACTTTGGCATTTTGAAAGAATTGGCTTACCTTTGTGTTCAAAAGAACATAAATATGAGTTATTTAATAACACCTAAAGGATATAAGCCCACTCTAAGTAAAGTAGAAACGGAAAGTGCAATAAAGAAGATTAAAGAATTTTTCCAACAAAATCTATCTTCCGAATTGAGATTAAGACGAACTACTGCTCCTCTGTTTGTGCTTAAAGGACAGGGTATTAACGATGATCTTAGCGGAACGGAAAGAGCTGTAACTTTTCCCATCAAAGAACTGGGAGACGCAAAAGCAGAGATAGTTCATTCGTTGGCTAAATGGAAACGACTTACCCTTGCCGATCACGGAATCGAAAAAGGATATGGTATTTATACAGATATGAATGCCATTCGTGCTGATGAAGAATTGGGTAACCTTCACTCTTTATATGTAGACCAATGGGATTGGGAGTTGCATATTGATGAGTCTGACAGAAATATTGAATTTCTTAAAGATATAGTAGAGCGTATATATGGTGCAATAATACGAACCGAATATATGGTTTACGAAATGTATCCTCAGTTTAAGCCAAGCCTACCTCGTAAAATCTTTTTTATTCATTCGGAAGAGTTATTGCAGATGTATCCTAACCTAACGCCAAAGGAGAGAGAAGATGCTATAACTAAAGAAAAAGGTGCAGTATTTATTATAGGTATAGGTTGCAAGCTAAGTAATGGCGAAAAACACGATGGCAGAGCTCCTGATTATGATGACTGGTCGACCGATGTTGATGGATTGCCCGGCTTAAACGGAGATATTCTTATATGGAATGAAGTTTTAGGTAGGTCTTTCGAAATATCTTCTATGGGCATAAGAGTTAATAAGGAAATTTTGGAAAAACAACTTAAAGAGTCTAACCTTGAAGACAGAAAAGAACTTTATTTCCATAAGCGTATGTTGAGTGGAGAGCTTCCAGAGTCTATTGGCGGAGGAATTGGACAATCTCGATTGTGTATGCTTTTCTTAAAGAAAGCTCACGTAGGCGAAATTCAAGCGAGCATATGGCCAGAAGATATGAGGAAAGAGGCTGAAGCTAACGGAATGTTACTTTTCTGATTTTTACTTTTCTATAAGATAATACAAGCCCCCATTAATCGGAACGGAATGATTGATTTGGAGGTGATTTCTATCTCTTTTTGTGAGTTTTTTACTCTTGAAAATACAAAGCTTCACTTAGGGTCGTCTCTCTTAGTAGAGACCCCTTGCCTCTCTACTGAGATCGGCGAGGTCTCTCTACTAAGAGCGGCGGGGTGGTTCTACTAAGAGAGATTAGGCGGTTCTATAAAGAGCGGCATCGGGTCTCTACTAAGAAGCAGCTCCCCTATCTACTAAGAGCGGAGAGGGGTATCTACTAAGAAACAACTCGCCTATATAGTAATAAAGGTAAGAGGTTTATACATAGAGAGATAAGGGGATATTGTATAGAGTTTACCAAGATATGGTTTCTTGATTAGTTTTTATAAGGTATTCGTTAGTCTTGCTAAAAGGCTTGCTTCCGAAGAAACCTCTGTAAGCCGACAGTGGAGAGGGGTGAGCCGACTTAATAACTAAATGTTTAGAGGGGTTGATAAACGACCCCTTTTTTTGTGCATAAGCTCCCCATAAAATAAACACAACGTTAGATTTTTCTTCTGCAATTTTGTGAATTACTGCATCAGTAAATTCTTCCCAACCTTTATTTTGGTGCGAACCAGCCTTATGAGCTTGTACGGTAAGGGTAGCGTTAAGTAACAATACTCCTTGTTTTGCCCAGCGTTCAAGATTGCCAGAAGCCGAAGCTTCGATACCTAAATCGTCTCTAAGTTCTTTGTATATGTTAACTAAAGATGGCGGAATTTGCACTCCGTCGTTAACCGAGAAGCACAAACCGTGAGCTTGATTAGGTTCGTGATATGGATCTTGCCCTAAAATAACTACTTTAACCTTATCGAAAGGAGTTTTATCGAAAGCATTAAATATCTTATCGCCTTTGGGGTAGATGGTTTTTGTTGAATATTCTCTTTTTACAAAACTGACTAATAGTTCGAAGTAAGGCTTATTAAACTCATTAATAAGTCGTTCCTTCCAAGATTGTTCTATTTTTACTTCCATAATTATTTATTCTCCCCAGTATTTAGAGTCTCTATAGTTGCTGCTTTGAGTGTATTTTATATCTCGAAGTAGCGAAGAACTAACAGCAATGGTGAATGTATATGATTGGTAAGGTCCTAAAGGAATGATACTTGCCGACATTTGCCAGCAGTGCATTTGTCTTGAAATAGAACATTGCATAGTAACAAACTTCTTGGCATCAAAATCATAATTTGTATTGAAAGAGAAATTCCAGTTCTTTGCAGGTGTTATATTTCCACTAATACCTAACGATTGGGTGGTGGTATAAGGATATTCGCGCTTTTCGGAATTGAAATTCCTTAAATCGTACCCTACGGATAATGAGTAACTCAAATTAAGATTCCAAGGGATAGAAGAAATGTAGTAGCCATCGTCATCGTAATTTGTATCTACATTTTTAGCTTGTCGCAAAGATGTTCGCTTTGCAGCATCAACCGCATCTTCGGCTGCTATAGCATTGTCTTGTTCTATGTCGGAAAGCGAACTGTCTCCTTCTGTTGCAGAGGTAATAATATCTTTCTCTTTGTTTTTCGAGAAAAGATTTTTAATGGTTGAATTATTTATTGAATAAGAAAAACTTGTGCCGGTAGATCTTAATCGTCCTAATCCTTTGCCGTTAGCTATACGTAATTTATTTATTGGTCTGCCTTTAGTGTCATATAGATAAACATCAAACTGTCCTTGAAGGGATAGGGTATAAGCACTTCCGAATTTAATGCGTAGGTTGGCATTAATATTATTCCAGTTCAGAGAGTCGGCGAGGAAGTTGTATCCCGAAGAAAACTTAAACTGATCTATAAGGCTTATTTTTTTTGTAGAGTCGGTGTCTGCTATGGGAACCTTCATTTCTATATTGTTATCAACGGAAAAACTTAAGTTTCCTCTTTTGCCTCGCGAAGGTACTCCATATATATTGTGTTCGTAGGGGGAGTAATATGTCTCTTCTACATTTCCATCAGAGTCTATGTAATTGAGTTTTTGCCAAAAGCCATATCTTGAGTCTCCAAAGTCGGGAGCTCCAGTAAATGTTACAGAAGGCGATAGTACGTGCCTTATCTGAGTTTTCTTTGCCCATTCGCCGAATCCTCCCCAAGGTTTATACATACCGTATAGTTTGGTATTTGCGCTAATGCTTGCCGAATAGTCGTATATTCTATAAAAACTATAGGTTGTGTCTACCGCTACAGTTTGTCGCTTACTGTAATCGTACTCTTTGTTAATAGCACTTGTGTACCAACGTTCGTTGTAGTTGACAGAAGCCGTAATGGATATATTTTTAAATAGATTAAAAGAAGCACTGATTGGTATGTTGTGTTGCATTGCATTTCTCCAATCTTTAATAATATTCTTTTTGAATATTTCGTTCTCTTTAGCTGTTATACTATTAGATAGCGCACCGCTATAGCTCAAACGGATATTTTCGTACCATTTAAGAGAGCCAACAATTTCTTTCCTTCTGAATGGATATACGTCACGCATACTAATGGTCATATTCGGGAAAGTTATTCCTATTGTAGTGTCTCTCGAAACTTGGTTAATCGATGCATTCATATTAAACGAGAATGGAGAGTTGGGTGGGCGTAAGCTGTAGTTTATACTCGAACTTTTAGTGTTTTGTGTGTAATCGTTAGAGTATATACTTGATATGTCATTGCGAGAATAAGAGCTTGTTGAGAAGTTAACGTTTGCCGAAAAACTATTAAACGGATTAGCTTTCGCATCTTGCGAGTGCGACCACTTAATCATCATATCGGTTTGTTTTTTATAATCGGGGTCTCTCTTGTCTTCTCCTGTTTTAGTTACTCGGTAGCTTGCCTGAAAGTTACCATTAAACTTATATCTTTTTCTATAAGAAGAGCGAGCGTCAAGTCCCCACGAACCTTTAGTAAATATTTCTCCTGTAACAGCAAGGTCTACATAATCATTAAAAGCGAAGTAGTAACCACCGTCTCTCAGAGAGAACCCACGAGAAAGTTCATCTCCATAAGTGGGCATAATAACCCCCGACGAGTAGTCGCTCGAAAAAGGGAAGAAGCCGAAAGGAAGAGCTATAGGTAGAGGAACGTCTTCCACAACGAGATATGCGGGACCAGTAATAACTCTTTTTCCGGGTTGCACCTTTGCCTTTGTTAGTTGTAGATAGAAATGTTGATGGTCGTGTTCGTCGCACGTAGAGTAACGTCCGTTTCTCATATACATATCATCGTTAGGCATCTTTTTAGTTTCTCCAGCCGTAAGGAATCCTTCACCTTGTTGTGTGATAACATTATTGACAAACATCTTTTTTGTTTTGAAGTTGTATCGAGCCTTTTTCATTTCGTAAGAAGTGTCTCCGTCTTTGAATAAAGGGTATCCGTACTCAACGTTTAGCGAATCTAAGCCATATGTGGCAAAAACCGTACTGCTGTCGGTGTCTACTTCAAGATATTCACCATCTATATTAAGGTCTTTATAGCCAACCGAAGCTTCTCCTATAAGATGAATTAAACTTCTGCCGTCCATTGTCATAACTATCGAATCTTTAGCAGAAAAATCAATAGGGGCATCTATTGCGTTTGTTTCTTTCTGTAATAAAGTTGAATCGCTTTGATTTGAAACCGAGTCAATAATAATGTCATTAATAGAATCTGTTATTATAGAATCGCTATTAATAGTACGAGGGAAAACAACGGAGTCTGAGCTTTTATTAATGTAAGTATTATCATCTTGTGCAAATAAGCCTTGAACAAGTATGCCTATAAGTACAACTAAAAAAAGAAGATGATATTTTTTTGATGTCATTTAATTAGCCTAAAAACAATTCTACCATATTGTTGAAACGAGAAAGAGATTCTTCTCCGTATTTGGAAAGACTTTTTCTTATTTCATCTATTGTTTTCACTTCATTTATTTTCGATTTAGAAAAAAACTTATCAGCAAAACAAATTACTTTTTCTTCTATTGTTTCAGGAAGCATATCTTTATAAGGAATAAGAGGGAAACTCTTAATGTCTTCTTTTGTTAGTCCTGAACCTGTGTGGCGTTCGCACACAAGAGCATAACTATGATATCCTTCTTCTCTTAGAAGTTCCGCTCCTAAATAACCATGGCATATATAAGGATATTCGCCAAGGCAATGAATTTTAGGGGCTTTTGTCTTAAAAATTCCGATGTCGTGTAAAAGAGCGGCTTGATAAACAGAGTCTTCATCTAACGACCATTCGGGGTGTATTCTTAATATTTCAATAGACTTTTCTGCGACAGCCTTACTGTGAGTAAGTAAGATGTCGTATAG
Proteins encoded:
- a CDS encoding hypothetical protein (product_source=Hypo-rule applied; cath_funfam=1.10.10.41,2.60.450.10; pfam=PF19838; superfamily=51206; transmembrane_helix_parts=Inside_1_6,TMhelix_7_24,Outside_25_931), which produces MTSKKYHLLFLVVLIGILVQGLFAQDDNTYINKSSDSVVFPRTINSDSIITDSINDIIIDSVSNQSDSTLLQKETNAIDAPIDFSAKDSIVMTMDGRSLIHLIGEASVGYKDLNIDGEYLEVDTDSSTVFATYGLDSLNVEYGYPLFKDGDTSYEMKKARYNFKTKKMFVNNVITQQGEGFLTAGETKKMPNDDMYMRNGRYSTCDEHDHQHFYLQLTKAKVQPGKRVITGPAYLVVEDVPLPIALPFGFFPFSSDYSSGVIMPTYGDELSRGFSLRDGGYYFAFNDYVDLAVTGEIFTKGSWGLDARSSYRKRYKFNGNFQASYRVTKTGEDKRDPDYKKQTDMMIKWSHSQDAKANPFNSFSANVNFSTSSYSRNDISSIYSNDYTQNTKSSSINYSLRPPNSPFSFNMNASINQVSRDTTIGITFPNMTISMRDVYPFRRKEIVGSLKWYENIRLSYSGALSNSITAKENEIFKKNIIKDWRNAMQHNIPISASFNLFKNISITASVNYNERWYTSAINKEYDYSKRQTVAVDTTYSFYRIYDYSASISANTKLYGMYKPWGGFGEWAKKTQIRHVLSPSVTFTGAPDFGDSRYGFWQKLNYIDSDGNVEETYYSPYEHNIYGVPSRGKRGNLSFSVDNNIEMKVPIADTDSTKKISLIDQFKFSSGYNFLADSLNWNNINANLRIKFGSAYTLSLQGQFDVYLYDTKGRPINKLRIANGKGLGRLRSTGTSFSYSINNSTIKNLFSKNKEKDIITSATEGDSSLSDIEQDNAIAAEDAVDAAKRTSLRQAKNVDTNYDDDGYYISSIPWNLNLSYSLSVGYDLRNFNSEKREYPYTTTQSLGISGNITPAKNWNFSFNTNYDFDAKKFVTMQCSISRQMHCWQMSASIIPLGPYQSYTFTIAVSSSLLRDIKYTQSSNYRDSKYWGE
- a CDS encoding uncharacterized protein (product_source=KO:K06950; cath_funfam=1.10.3210.10; cog=COG1418; ko=KO:K06950; pfam=PF01966; smart=SM00471; superfamily=109604; tigrfam=TIGR00277) is translated as MDAIEIINKYYDENSALYDILLTHSKAVAEKSIEILRIHPEWSLDEDSVYQAALLHDIGIFKTKAPKIHCLGEYPYICHGYLGAELLREEGYHSYALVCERHTGSGLTKEDIKSFPLIPYKDMLPETIEEKVICFADKFFSKSKINEVKTIDEIRKSLSKYGEESLSRFNNMVELFLG
- a CDS encoding hypothetical protein (product_source=Hypo-rule applied; superfamily=52096), whose amino-acid sequence is MNNFIKQTSKLLICIILCSITACNHKEEKIPIKKLIATGQLWGFLKYHHPSVAAGEYDWDAEFINIINQIDSINDELQWKTILNNWVFSLPDIPQNTDKQPLENIINEERIKVKPNYGILFNPDYLLPETISKLQYILDNSIIDSNHYVSINRNNANLNITNENTYEDMLSPDLPYRLLSLFRYWNIVNYFFPYRDMCDNDWNKTLEEILPEFILANNQTLYKDACYKLATAIDDSHAAFNIARENFSSLKPPIKVKFIEDKLVVIGYTKDDKYIKDKIKIGDIITAIMGVKTNSTFKQYKE
- a CDS encoding aspartate--ammonia ligase (product_source=KO:K01914; cath_funfam=3.30.930.10; cog=COG2502; ko=KO:K01914; pfam=PF03590; superfamily=55681; tigrfam=TIGR00669); protein product: MKELAYLCVQKNINMSYLITPKGYKPTLSKVETESAIKKIKEFFQQNLSSELRLRRTTAPLFVLKGQGINDDLSGTERAVTFPIKELGDAKAEIVHSLAKWKRLTLADHGIEKGYGIYTDMNAIRADEELGNLHSLYVDQWDWELHIDESDRNIEFLKDIVERIYGAIIRTEYMVYEMYPQFKPSLPRKIFFIHSEELLQMYPNLTPKEREDAITKEKGAVFIIGIGCKLSNGEKHDGRAPDYDDWSTDVDGLPGLNGDILIWNEVLGRSFEISSMGIRVNKEILEKQLKESNLEDRKELYFHKRMLSGELPESIGGGIGQSRLCMLFLKKAHVGEIQASIWPEDMRKEAEANGMLLF
- a CDS encoding uracil-DNA glycosylase (product_source=KO:K03648; cath_funfam=3.40.470.10; cog=COG0692; ko=KO:K03648; pfam=PF03167; smart=SM00986; superfamily=52141; tigrfam=TIGR00628); amino-acid sequence: MEVKIEQSWKERLINEFNKPYFELLVSFVKREYSTKTIYPKGDKIFNAFDKTPFDKVKVVILGQDPYHEPNQAHGLCFSVNDGVQIPPSLVNIYKELRDDLGIEASASGNLERWAKQGVLLLNATLTVQAHKAGSHQNKGWEEFTDAVIHKIAEEKSNVVFILWGAYAQKKGSFINPSKHLVIKSAHPSPLSAYRGFFGSKPFSKTNEYLIKTNQETISW